The Silene latifolia isolate original U9 population unplaced genomic scaffold, ASM4854445v1 scaffold_75, whole genome shotgun sequence nucleotide sequence CAGCTACTAATACTGCAGTGGCTATTCCTGATCCTGCCCCCTCAGTAGCACCTATGACTCAGGAGACTGCTAGCATTATGCCTACTAGATTGATTACTCCAATCCCCGTGTCTTTTACTCCTTTCTCTACTACCAGGATACTTACTAGGTTGACTAGGCAAGAAGGGACACATGTAGGGACAAGAGGGAGGAGTGTTATGGAGGTCCTGGAGCACTCTGTGCAGTATAGACAAGTGGTTCAGGAGGACTTGGGGGGTGAGCAACCAAGCATTGAAAATGGGTAGTATTGGCTTTTGGAATGTCCGTGGTATGAATAATGTGAATAAGCAGAAGGATATTAGATGGTTTCTGCATTCTAATAATATAGGTCTTTTTGGTTTAATTGAGACTAGGGTTAAGAGTAGCTCTATTAATAAAGTTCATCAAGGCTTGGGTTCACAATGGGCTATGGTGAATAATAATTGCTGTCATGAAGGAGGAAGAATTTGGCTTATCTGGAATGATATACACTATAAAGTGGAAGTCATTAACAAAATGGATCAAGTTATAAATGCTCATGTTACTTTTCTGCCTACTGGTGAGGTTTGGTGGCTATCTCTGGTTTATGGTTTTAATAGACTAGCTGAGAGGATGCCCTTGTGGCAGGATCTTATTCATATGAAAACAATGGTTAATGGGCCTTGGGTAGTCATGGGGGACTTCAATAATGTATTGACAATGAATGAGAGAATTGGGTCTGAGGTCTCTGATGCTGAGGTAAGGGACTTTCAGCAATGTGTTGATGAATGTGAGATTAGAGATATTCCTGCCCATGGTGCATATTATACCTGGAACAATAAGCATGAGGCTGGGGACATAGTCTTCAGCAGGATAGACAGAGCCATGGTAAATGATGATTGGCTGTTGCAGTTTCAGGATACTATCACTATGTTCCATCCTGAAGGATTATTTGACCATTGCCCCTATACAATGGTTCTGCATCTTGAGGGTGGGTGTAGGAAAGGTAGTTTcaaatacttcaatatgtgggggaAGGATCCTGAATTCCTATCTGTGGTCAAGAATATTTGGGAGCAGCAGGTGCCTGGCTATAAGATGTTCCAATTTGTGAAGAAATTGAAGGCTTTGAAGAAGCCTCTGAAAGATCTTAATCATTCTGCATTTTCCAACATTGAGACTACCACTAAAGTAGCTCTAATGCTATTGTACAATGCTCAGGAAAAGTTGCATATTGATCCCACAAATATTAATTTGCAGCAGGAAGCTCATAATGCTGCTAAGGTCTATCATGAGAGAGCAGATGCTAGAAGAAGTTTTCTTGCACAGAAAGCTAAGGCACAATGGCTTGTTGAAGGGGATGACAACACTCACTATTTTCATAGTGTTATTAAAGCAAGAAGACTTCATAATAGAGTGCTAAGTATTTTGGACATGGATGGCACCAAGCACATTTCTGCCAGTGCCATTGAGGAGGCTTTTGTGGTGTACTACAAGAAGCTTTTGGGCTCCAGCAAATCTGTCCAGAGGGTACATGTCCCTACTGTCAGGATGGGGAGGTTGGTTACTGAAGATCATTGTCAGTTGTTGACAGCTGAGGTTACTGATCAGGAGATCCCTGATGCTTTGTATTCTATACCTACTTTGAAAGCACCAGGGCCTGATGGGTATAGTTCTCAGTTTTTTAAGGACTCTTATGAGGTGGTTGGGAAAGATCTGGTAGCTGTTGTTCAGGAGTATTTTGTTTCAGGCAAGCTGCTTTCCCAGATTAATGCAACTACCATCACTTTGATTCCCAAGAAAGACAGACCTGAGATAGTGGCTGACTTTAGACCAATTGCATGCTgcaatgtggtttataaagttaTATCCAAGGTCATTTGTAGTAGAATGGCTAAGGTTTTGCCTGATCTGGTGAGTGAGAATCAGAGTGCTTTAATTAAGGGGAGGGATATTGTTGACAATATTCTTATTTGTCAGGATCTAGTCAGATTATATAAAAGGAAAACATGCTCTCCAAGATGCCTTATGAAAATTGACCTCAAGAAGGCATATGATTCCATTGAGTGGGCATTCATTAGACAGATGTTACATGCTTTAAAATTCCCTTCTAAGGTGATTCAATGGATCATGGCTTGTGTGACCACTCCTTGGTATACTCTGTCTCTGAATGGCAACAGCTTTGGGTACTTCCAAGGGAAACGAGGCATAAGACAAGGAGACCCATTGTCTCCTTTATTGTTCACTGTGTGTCTGTGTGCATGGAATATCTCAGCAGGGTTTTAACTAATGTCACTGATAATATGGTGTTCAGTTACCATCCCCTATGCAGAGCACTAAAGCTAACTCACCTTTGCTTTGCAGACGATCTTTTAATGTTTTGCAGAGGTGACAAACCTTCTATTACTGTATTGCTAAGAGCTTTTGCTACCTTTTCTGTTGCATCTGGCCTTGAGATGAAATGTGAGAAGTCTGATATTTATTTCAATGGCATGGGTGAGTAGACTGGTAATGATATCCTCAGACTATCAAGATTCAAAGAAGGACAATTTCCTTTTAGGTATCTAGGTATTCCTATTTCTCACAAAAAAATGGCCATTGGGGATTGTTCTAGGTTAGTTGAAAAGATTGTGGTGAGGATCAGAAACTGGGGGGCTAGAAACCTCAGTTATGCTGGCAGGCTGGTACTTGTGCAAACTGTTTTATTCCAACTCCATTCTTTTTGGGCTAGAATTTTTATCATTCCTCTAACGATTATTGACAGGATTGAGAGAGTTTGCAGGAATTATTTATGGAGTGGTGGTGACCAGTTTTCTAAGTCTCCTCCTGTGTCTTGGGAGAAAGTCTGTAAGGATAAAAGGTATGGTGGATTGGGTATCATTGATTGCAGGCTGTGGAATGTAGCTCTGATTGGGAAATATGTGTGGTGGCTAGTGAGCAAGGCTGACCACCTCTGGATTAAGTGGGTGAGTCATGTTTACATAAAAGATCAGGAGTGGCTGGATTACCAACCTGCTAATAACTCTAGCTGGGATAATCAGGGATAGTATACAGTTTCTAGTGGGTATGATTTGCTGCAAGGGGATCAACAGAAGGTAACATGGAGTCCTCTAGTCTGGAATAGAATGAATGTACCCAAGCATTCATTTATAGTCTGGCTGGCTGTCCAGCAGAGACTAGTAACTAAGGATAGGCTGCTCAAGTTTGGCATTATAACTGATGCAGTCTGTGATATGTGCTTGGCTCATCAGGAAGATCATCATCATCTATTATATGGTTGCCCCTTTAGTGCTCAATCTTTGGAACTGTTCGAGAGATTGGTGAATATTAACATGCCTTTGGTGGGAGTCTTTGGAATGGGGACTTCACCGGCGTTGTCGTTCTTTCTTGAAGAAGCGGTGGTGCTTGCTGCAATGGTCGCTTTGGTTTATCATATTTGGACTGTACGTAACAAGTGCAGAATTGAACTCCAACTTCCTCGTCCATGTAGGGTGCTAGCTGATGTTCAGGCTACTGCTAGACTACATAGAATGATTAAAACTTAAGTGTGAGGCCTCTTGCTTTAGTTGTCTGCTTATGATTTTGTGAGGCAAAAATGACGTTGTATGGTGACAAGATTATGTACTTcctaattattattaatataattcacaattcaccaaaaaaaattaattatGTATGATCAAGGTTTTATAATAAATTTGTGActtatcaaatatcatattaattaaaataaaatgtattcgaataatgcaacaatcaacattaagttcccAAATTATATCATTTTACGATATGTTATGTtctaaatcaattaatatttgttcaagaTGATGTGAATATAGTTTTAtacaatttttaattttttatgtatagcATGTGATATTTACGCATCAAACGTATATGATCCAAATGTTTTGATTGTATCTTACTTGTGTTATGTATCAAACATACCtataagaaatttgcacctttttttTAACAACTATATATAACGATATTTAAGAGTTTACCTGTTAATAAAATAtattgaactttctcaaatattattttttgaggtttaacttcaaaatatttaaaagataacatataaaacattcaacaaaaatagtcaatattttatatttgacgtATACATGTTTAGTTGAATAAATTAAGGGGAAAGGTAATTTTTTTTCTAcatttcatgtcgtttataatactatattactcaataatcattacttttatttttattattcaaATCCACTCGCGATCGATATGTacatatgtaacacccccttcttacccgaccaacgtaattgggagatgttaccatctcggtttcccgaggcggtgaaatcggagttgcaattaagaaacaacttaaataaataataagttcaGTGATTTAcaacaaatgaataaatgaataataaatgtgaaCTAGACGTTATACAACTTGTCTACCATCTAAGTTATCTATTTATGCTACTTGACTCCAAGTCCAATGCTCGTCCCATCTCTCGTATGACATCAAACCagcctgtacttaacctgctccccatatgattggaaatatcatatggatcgacacaagccaccccggaaataggtgacaactacacagacacacaacacgtcagtttcaataattaaACATACGACACAACATGATAAGTAAATATGCAATATGCCAATAATATGAATGAGgtactatcaacaaccaccacggtaccgggacacgcctaaacataccgacaaccacactggtaccgtgacacacccagacataccaacaaccacaaataggtaccgggacacgcccagacgtaccggtcccggaagccaaccggatcccctgccagacgtcgtgtctcaaccacatgagtccttccgtaactcaagccattaatgtgtacatacgccttggagtgggaagctgcaagaggcgactcaagcgtaagatggtctcccaaccgtcttacatctcctcaataaccaagtaacaccaccaatgatctccaacacaagacaacaatgaccatacatggaaaacgcaacacaacaccaattatatgactcatcatgaactcaATCCCAATATATCATGGATAAAACTCCCCCAAATACCAATATATTATCCCAATCGACTCATACATAAACATGATGATTCAAGACACACACCATGCACACaaattattgaaaccgagtaggataaacctaccttttcgcATTTTTTACAAGCAATCCAATTAATAAGCAAGATCCGtctcataagaccgtctcatcctacaatatcacataataactatcataaATCATCCTACACTATAACATAATatcaaaccccttattattacacattaattacccatatatacctaataattattaattaaacaactgatgtgaccataattggcgcatatttagcccccgaattagcctcgtttccatgccttttagtgcttatttgggtcatttcttatctttagttctttgttttgcatattctttgagattttgatcccttggtaggaaaggagtaagaatcttgcattttcatggcaaaacaagactaaattgatcgaattcaatgaccaagcatcaaggagagacaagattagaaggcctttgtacatatcatagtagaagaacaatgttgagaaaagatccttgagtccccaaggaaatccccaaggaatttatgaagaaaagggaagaaaagaagaagaattgttgctgactgacaatccgagcggattgtcaccaatccgtccgtcccgcagcagcacaatccgagcggctttgccacaatccgctcggattccccctccacaatccgcccggattcccctgaatccgctcggattccaaagccagaatccgcccgtcccgaccccattccgcccggattccaaagACAAAGCACGGATtgccttctccaagctacgaaaaagaagcccttctctcagaaaataccggctcctccttgctcaacttaaaaagtgtaattactagtttagcccttagttaaccctaatgcatcctccctaatttccactataaataccccattagtctaattagaggagcatgttcttcttatcaataattagtgtagttaatatcaatcaaatctctctttaatattgtaatcaagtattaatcaagttttaatccaagttttagttctttaatctctcttttgttcatcatttattttgggtaattgaagattattttgggttattgttgggagattgacaacctctcaatcaagcattcaagtacttctattattcttgctttgttattggaatcattagtaggtataatctcttaatccctttttaattattgctaattactttcatttattcatcatgtttcatattgttggtatgattgacaaccttgctagcatgatcaacatgataatgagtgagtagtctcttagctagggttaatgggtgattagggaaaccaacatggggaatgattcatgcttaaattaatatgctttcatgttttatttgcttgcttgttttgatctcaactcatgcacatgttatatttgatgaaatgctaagcctatgaatccttgcatttactatcatcttctatcttttcaatgagacttgtaagacataacccaactcgagtctcattagaccatgcatgttgttgagtagggaagattaagtcgacttgtaggtgttgtacaatctaatcgattcggccccgggacccaaactttcctaggattgtaagatataacccaactcaatccatcacaacaataattgcttgcttataatttgagaacatgtttgtatgatcatatcccatgattcccctatgaccccatgacaccctagtgcctttaatcaattgtttacacccctttaattcatcttgcttgatttattttcattgctattttagtttagtaaccttctacatcaacccaatttgtgacaccccttagacaccactagttgcaatagaaatctcattttcaactcccgtcccttgggatccgacctttacttgcctctttactaatggTAGAGTtgcttgtggagctataaattgtgttttgattcgaccgtgaccaacgaccacatcttaatttgtgaacacttagcgggatcgcatcaaaaaatggcgccgttgccggggacggtgtttgtttgatttagatttctttttattgtcattagttgtgtctttcttcgccttgaggaagtgaaactcctcaaggtttgttctaatcatttttcgagttgtttgatattttgcgagatggatttcatagactgttttgtagaggaccatttgagtatcccttacttcaaggatcccatgcaagcattagaagccttagaaacaagtgaggctaagagcatgtattgggagttggaggtggatctctttgaggccgctctagctaacaaggaacttactcgtgcacaatccgaattggtgcacaatattctagtggaagcatgtcaacccatagaggatgagcaatccatcctagaggatattctacaaacccAAGAGCAAGAagaacccatcatgggatttgaatatgatgaggttgatgaaagtgaagttgagtatgctatgagaatggaatgcctaatggagatggagcaaattctcaatgaaactccaaaggaagaaagtaaggtacaaactcctactttgaaaccccttcccccaaatttgaaatatgcttaccttgatgaatcaaagaccaaactcgtgattgttaatgatagacttgatgatgaccaattgggaaagttgcttggtgtgttgaaacaacatgagaaggctataggttatagtctagatgaccttaaggggataagtcccgacttttgcatgcatagaattcatctagaggaagaccatagacctaccattcaaccccaaagaagattgaacccccacatgcaagaagttgtcaaaggagaggtcatgaaattacttgatgcgggaatcatatatcccatatcggattctttgtgggttagccccgtccaagtagtacctaagaaaggaggcaccacggtagtgacaaatgagaagaatgaactaatacccacaagaatgatcaccggttggcgtatgtgcattgactaccggaaattaaactccgcaacaagaaaagatcacttccccttaccattcattgaccaaatgcttgagaggttagcctccaacaaattcttttgttaccttgacgggtattcgggattctttcaaatccctatacacccggatgaccaacataagaccacctttacatgcccttatggcacttttgcatataggaggatgccttttggattatgtaatgcccccgccactttccaaagatgcatgatgagtgtcttctccgattacttagagaccataatggaagtttttatggatgatttta carries:
- the LOC141640270 gene encoding uncharacterized protein LOC141640270, translating into MNVPKHSFIVWLAVQQRLVTKDRLLKFGIITDAVCDMCLAHQEDHHHLLYGCPFSAQSLELFERLVNINMPLVGVFGMGTSPALSFFLEEAVVLAAMVALVYHIWTVRNKCRIELQLPRPCRVLADVQATARLHRMIKT